A portion of the Cryptomeria japonica chromosome 5, Sugi_1.0, whole genome shotgun sequence genome contains these proteins:
- the LOC131056540 gene encoding conserved oligomeric Golgi complex subunit 4: protein MGMAFAGLDNGQEKGGATLIDFGAPDTVEQIKNLTDVGAMTRFLHECIAYQRDIDAELETLLSQRHELEKKLSGLQKSSEVLDIVKADSDQMLLSVCSTCDLADHVSGKVRELDLAQSRVQSTLTRIDDIVERGNCIDGAKQALESEDYEGAAKYVETFMKLDDKYGDSNVMGSGGRETAREQTNQLLESKQKLEGIVKKRISSAIEERDHPSILRFIKLFPALGLQEEGLHLYVSYLRKDVALRSRLEFEGLMEIAEQSMGQTGVQTQADFVGCLTNLFKDIVLAIEGNDGILRSLCGEDGIVHAIWELQEECNSRGSVILKKYMDYRKLARLASEINSQNNSLISVVGAQEGPDPREIEIYLEEILSLTQLSEDYTQFMITKLREVGSVDAQLSPRATNAFRSGAFSRAAKELTGYYIILEEFFMVENVRKAIQIDEFIPDGLTTSMVDDVFYVLQSCCRRAMSTSSVQSVLAVLNGAINLLNNEFTEALQRKTREPNLGSKLFLGGVGVFKIGTEIATALNNLDVSSEYVLKLRHEIEEHCAEAFPAAADREKVKSCLSELAETNNAFKQVLNAGLEQLASSITPRLRPILDTVATISYELSEMQYAENEINDPWVQKILHAVETNVTWLQPAMTTNNYDSLVHLIIDFIVKRLEVIMTQKRFNQLGGLQLDRDARTLVGHFSSMTQRTVRDKFARLTQMATILNLEKVSEILDYWGENSGPMTWRLTPGEVRRILSLRVDFKPEAIAALKL, encoded by the exons ATGGGGATGGCATTTGCAGGATTAGATAATGGGCAGGAAAAAGGAGGGGCTACATTAATTGACTTTGGAGCACCAGACACAGTAGAGCAAATAAAAAACCTCACAGATGTGGGTGCTATGACACGTTTCCTACATGAATGCATTGCATACCAAAGGGACATTGATGCAGAGTTGGAAACTCTACTATCACAGCGCCATGAGCTGGAGAAGAAGTTAAGTGGACTCCAGAAATCTTCTGAAGTACTGGATATTGTGAAGGCTGATTCAGACCAAATGCTACTAAGCGTATGTTCTACTTGTGATCTTGCCGATCATGTCAGTGGCAAGGTAAGAGAGCTAGATCTTGCACAATCACGAGTGCAGTCCACCTTAACAAGAATTGATGACATTGTGGAAAGGGGAAATTGTATTGATGGTGCTAAACAGGCACTTGAATCTGAGGATTATGAGGGCGCTGCCAAATATGTGGAAACATTCATGAAACTTGATGACAAGTATGGTGATTCTAATGTCATGGGTTCAGGAGGCAGGGAGACTGCAAGAGAACAGACTAACCAGCTTCTGGAGTCTAAGCAAAAACTTGAGGGTATAGTCAAAAAAAGAATCTCCTCTGCTATTGAAGAGAGGGACCATCCTTCCATTCTGAGATTTATCAAGCTTTTCCCTGCTCTGGGTCTGCAGGAAGAAGGGTTGCACTTGTATGTTTCATACCTAAGAAAAGATGTTGCTTTAAGGTCCAGATTAGAATTTGAAGGTTTAATGGAAATAGCAGAGCAGTCCATGGGGCAAACAGGGGTGCAGACCCAGGCTGACTTTGTTGGCTGTTTGACAAATCTTTTCAAGGATATTGTTTTGGCTATTGAAGGGAATGATGGGATTTTGAGGAGTCTTTGTGGTGAAGATGGAATTGTACATGCAATCTGGGAACTGCAGGAAGAATGTAATTCAAGAGGCTCTGTAATTTTGAAGAAGTACATGGATTATAGAAAACTAGCAAGGTTAGCATCAGAGATCAATTCACAGAATAACAGTCTGATATCAGTAGTAGGAGCCCAAGAAGGGCCAGATCCCAGAGAGATTGAAATTTACCTGGAGGAAATACTGTCATTAACCCAGTTAAGTGAGGACTATACTCAATTTATGATAACCAAGTTGAGGGAAGTTGGATCTGTTGATGCCCAGTTGAGTCCTCGAGCCACCAATGCATTTAGAAGTGGGGCATTCAGTCGAGCTGCAAAGGAATTGACAGGGTATTATATTATCCTTGAAGAGTTTTTCATGGTAGAGAATGTGAGGAAGGCTATCCAGATTGATGAATTTATTCCTGATGGCCTCACCACTTCTATGGTGGATGATGTATTTTATGTCCTGCAGAGTTGTTGCAGAAGGGCTATGTCTACTTCTAGTGTTCAGTCTGTGCTTGCAGTTTTGAATGGTGCTATTAATTTGCTGAACAATGAATTCACGGAGGCTTTACAAAGGAAGACAAGAGAACCAAACCTGGGTAGCAAACTGTTTTTAGGGGGTGTAGGGGTATTTAAGATAGGCACAGAAATTGCAACTGCTTTAAATAATCTGGATGTTAGCAGTGAGTATGTTCTGAAGCTTAGACATGAAATTGAGGAGCATTGTGCAGAG GCATTTCCTGCAGCAGCTGATAGAGAAAAAGTCAAGTCATGCTTGTCTGAGCTCGCAGAAACAAACAATGCCTTTAAACAAGTATTAAATGCAGGCCTGGAGCAGTTAGCTAGCAGCATAACACCCCGCCTCCGACCGATTTTGGATACTGTTGCCACAATAAGCTATGAGTTATCCGAAATGCAGTATGCTGAAAATGAAATTAATGATCCATGGGTACAAAAAATACTACATGCAGTAGAGACAAATGTTACTTGGCTGCAACCGGCCATGACAACAAATAATTATGATTCTCTTGTGCATTTGATCATTGACTTTATTGTCAAAAGATTGGAGGTGATAATGACTCAGAAGAGATTCAATCAGTTGGGTGGCTTACAGCTTGATCGAGATGCACGAACTCTGGTGGGCCActtctctagtatgacacaaagaaCTGTTAGGGATAAGTTTGCACGACTTACACAAATGGCAACTATCTTGAACCTAGAAAAGGTCTCAGAGATTTTGGATTACTGGGGAGAAAACTCCGGGCCCATGACATGGAGATTAACACCTGGTGAAGTTCGAAGAATTTTGAGCTTAAGGGTGGATTTCAAACCTGAAGCAATTGCTGCCCTGAAATTGTAA